The genome window TGCGATCATGGCGGCACAGGCCGGCCGAAAAAGTAAGAGGGGAGGCAAGTTGTTGCCTCCCCTCCCGATGAATGGACGTGCCGTGGATCAGACGTCGATCAGCAGGCGGGCCGGGTCTTCCAGCATTTCCTTGATGCGGACCAGGAAGGTGACCGCCTCGCGGCCGTCGATGATCCGGTGATCGTAGGAATGCGCGACATACATCATGTTGCCGACGACGATGTCGCCCTTGGCGTTCACGATCGGGCGCTTCTGGATCTTGTGCATGCCCAGGATGCCAGACTGCGGCGGGTTGATGATCGGCGTCGACAGCAGCGACCCGAACACTCCGCCATTGGTGATCGTGAAGGTTCCGCCCTGCATCTCGGCCATGCTCAGCTTGCCGTCACGGGCCCGTCGGCCGAAATCGGCGATGGCCGCTTCGATCTCTGCAAAGCTCTTCTTGTCAGCGTCGCGCAGAACCGGAACCACCAGACCCTGCGGCGTGCCGACGGCAATGCCGATGTCATAGTAGTTCTTGTAGATGACCTGATCGCCGTAGATTTCCGCATTCACGGCCGGCAATTCCTGAAGCGCCGCGACCGCCGCCTTCACGAAGAAGGACATGAAGCCCAGCTTCACGGAATGCTTCTTCTCGAAGCGTTCCTTGTAATCGGCACGGACCTTCATCATCGGGCCCATGTCGATTTCGTTGAAGGTCGTCAGCATCGCCGCCGTGTTCTGCGCTTCCTTCAGGCGGGTCGCGATGACCTTGCGCAGCTTCGACATGCGGACATGTTCTTCACCGCGCGGATCGGGCGTGCGCTCGGGCAGGGCTTCGTATGTCGGGGTGGCGGGCTTTGCGCCACCGACCGGGGCTGCCGCCGGGGCAGCCGGTTTCGCGGTCGGGGCTGCCGCCTTGCCGCCGGACTTCAGGTAGTTCTGAACGTCCTCTTTCGTCAGGTTGCCCTTGGGGCCGCTGGCCGGGATCTTCGACGCATCCAGATCGTTCTCCGCGACCATCTTTGCGACCGCCGGAGACAGGGTCTCGTTCGTCGCCGTGGCCGCCTGACCGGAATCGGGCTTCTCCGCCGGGGCTTCCTGCTTGGCAGGCGCTTCCTTGGCGGGTTCGGGCTTCACTTCCGCCGCCGGTGCGGAGGCGTTGCCGGAGGCTCCCTCCTCAATTCGGCAGAGCAGCGCGCCGACCTCGACGTCGCTGCCGTCGGCCGCGACGATTTCCGTCAGGGCGCCCGCCACGGGGGAGGGCACTTCGATGGTCACCTTGTCGGTTTCCAGTTCGACCAGCGGCTCATCCTTGGCGATCGAGTCGCCGACCTGTTTGAACCATTGGATCACACTCGCTTCGCTGACCGATTCACCGAGCGTGGGGACCGTTACATCCGTCGCCATAGTATCCTCTCGTATGTCTGGCCCCGGGTTTCGTCCAAGGGGTTGACCCTGGGGCCGGCGGGGCCGAAGCCCCGGTTCAGTCATCAGATCCGTTCAGTCACTTCTTCTTGGCTGCCGCCTTTTTCGAAGCCGCTTTCTTGGCGGCGGACTTCTTGGCCGCTGCCTTTGTCGTGCCTGCGGCTTTCTTGGCGGTTGCCTTCTTGGAAGCGGTTTTCTTCGAAACGGCGACCTTGCGGCTGCGCTCCGGCAGGTCCAGTGCCTCATTCACCAGCGCCGCCTGTTCGATGGCGTGGCGTTTGGCACTGCCGGTGGCCGGCGAGGCCGCGGCTTCGCGGCCGACATAACGCGGACGGCCGTTCGGCTTGTGGTTCAGTTCTTCCAGGACGCGTTCGATCCGACGGTCGACGAAGAACCAGGCACCGTTGTTCTCAGGCTCTTCCTGGCACCAGATCACTTCCGCGTTCGGGAAACGCGCCAGTTCCGTGGTCACCGCATGGAACGGGAAGGGGTAGAGCTGTTCGACGCGCATGATGTAGACGTCTTTCAGCCCCTTGGCATCGCGTTCGGCCTCCAGGTCGAAATAGACCTTGCCGGAACACAGGATGACGCGGCGGATGTCCTCGTCGGGCGCCAGCGAACCGTTCAACTGGCCATTGTCCCAGAGGACCCGGTGGAAGGTCGTTCCCGGACCGAACTCCTCCAGTTTCGAAACGCAGGCCTTGTGACGCAGCAGCGATTTCGGCGTCATCTGGATCAGCGGCTTGCGGAAGTTCCGACGCACCTGACGGCGCAGGGCGTGGAAGTAGTTGGCGGGCTGCGTGATGTTGCAGACCTGCCAGTTGTCTTCCGCCGAAAGCTGCAGATAACGCTCCAGTCGGGCGGACGAATGTTCCGGTCCCTGACCCTCGTAACCGTGCGGCAGCAGCATCACCAGACCGCACATGCGCAGCCATTTGGTTTCACCCGATGCGATGAACTGATCGATGATGACCTGCGCGCCGTTAGCGAAGTCGCCGAACTGGGCTTCCCATAGAACCAGCGAGTGCGGTTCGGCCGAAGAATAGCCGTATTCGAAGCCCAGCAGACCGAACTCGCTCAGCGGACTGTCGATCACCTCGAACGGCGCCTGCCCCATCCGGATGTTGTTCAGCGGAATGTGCCGGTTCTCGTTTTCCTGATCGACCAGGACCGCATGCCGCTGCGAGAAGGTGCCCCGCTCGCAATCCTCGCCGCTCAGACGGATCGTCGTGGATTCGCAGAGCAGCGTTCCGAAGGCCAGCGCCTCGGCTGTGCCCCAGTCGATCCCCTCGCCGGTTTCGATCATCTTGCGCTTGGCATCGAGCTGGCGTTCGATCTTGGGGTTCAGCTTGAAGTTCTGCGGTGCCTGCGAGATGGCATGACCGACTTCACGCAGCAGATCCATGTCGACCGAGGTATGGCCGCGACGGGCCCCTTCCTCGGCAATCGACAGGCCGGACCACTTGCCTTCCAGCCAGTCGGCCTTGTTCGGCTTGAACGATTTCGCGGCTTCGAAGCTTTCGTCCAGGGTCTGCTTGATCTCGGATTTCAGGGCTTCGCAGCCTTTCGCGTCGATGACGCCCAGTTCCTGCAGGCGCTTGGCGTAGATCTCGCGGGTTCGCGGATGGTTCTTGATCTTGGTGTACATCGAAGGCTGCGTGAACATCGGTTCGTCGCCTTCGTTGTGACCATGGCGCCGGTAGCACCACATGTCGATCACCACATCCTTCTTGAACTTCTGACGGTATTCCATGGCCAGACGCGCGACATGCACGCAGGCTTCCGGATCGTCGCCGTTCACGTGGAACACCGGGGCGTC of Alphaproteobacteria bacterium contains these proteins:
- the odhB gene encoding 2-oxoglutarate dehydrogenase complex dihydrolipoyllysine-residue succinyltransferase, which produces MATDVTVPTLGESVSEASVIQWFKQVGDSIAKDEPLVELETDKVTIEVPSPVAGALTEIVAADGSDVEVGALLCRIEEGASGNASAPAAEVKPEPAKEAPAKQEAPAEKPDSGQAATATNETLSPAVAKMVAENDLDASKIPASGPKGNLTKEDVQNYLKSGGKAAAPTAKPAAPAAAPVGGAKPATPTYEALPERTPDPRGEEHVRMSKLRKVIATRLKEAQNTAAMLTTFNEIDMGPMMKVRADYKERFEKKHSVKLGFMSFFVKAAVAALQELPAVNAEIYGDQVIYKNYYDIGIAVGTPQGLVVPVLRDADKKSFAEIEAAIADFGRRARDGKLSMAEMQGGTFTITNGGVFGSLLSTPIINPPQSGILGMHKIQKRPIVNAKGDIVVGNMMYVAHSYDHRIIDGREAVTFLVRIKEMLEDPARLLIDV
- a CDS encoding 2-oxoglutarate dehydrogenase E1 component, with translation MTYIGESSQLFGANETYIAELYAKWAIDPNAVDPGWAAYFETLEPGEVVLEDDHKGPSWTKRTTRVVGEGSSGGGQSLSDALSDPDISQDSIQQLISALRGGGVAAGSDQIRQATLDSIRALMLIRAYRMRGHLAANLDPLGLEKREDHPELDPATYGFEERDMDRPIFINYYLGLESATVREIVKICRQTYCGSIGVEFLHIQDPDEKSWIQERIESSRNRKDFTDLGRQTILERLTSADMFETYLDTKYRGTKRFGLDGGESLVPMMEQIFKRGAQLGLEEVVLGMAHRGRLNVLANIMKKPYMQIFAEFEGLAGKPDSIQGSGDVKYHLGTSADRDFEGKTIHLSLAANPSHLECVNTVVLGKVRAKQHQRADSDRNRVMGLLLHGDAAFIGQGVVAETFLLSQLDGYKTGGTIHIVINNQIGFTTAPSKSRSSPYCSDMAKTVDAPVFHVNGDDPEACVHVARLAMEYRQKFKKDVVIDMWCYRRHGHNEGDEPMFTQPSMYTKIKNHPRTREIYAKRLQELGVIDAKGCEALKSEIKQTLDESFEAAKSFKPNKADWLEGKWSGLSIAEEGARRGHTSVDMDLLREVGHAISQAPQNFKLNPKIERQLDAKRKMIETGEGIDWGTAEALAFGTLLCESTTIRLSGEDCERGTFSQRHAVLVDQENENRHIPLNNIRMGQAPFEVIDSPLSEFGLLGFEYGYSSAEPHSLVLWEAQFGDFANGAQVIIDQFIASGETKWLRMCGLVMLLPHGYEGQGPEHSSARLERYLQLSAEDNWQVCNITQPANYFHALRRQVRRNFRKPLIQMTPKSLLRHKACVSKLEEFGPGTTFHRVLWDNGQLNGSLAPDEDIRRVILCSGKVYFDLEAERDAKGLKDVYIMRVEQLYPFPFHAVTTELARFPNAEVIWCQEEPENNGAWFFVDRRIERVLEELNHKPNGRPRYVGREAAASPATGSAKRHAIEQAALVNEALDLPERSRKVAVSKKTASKKATAKKAAGTTKAAAKKSAAKKAASKKAAAKKK